One window of the Thermomicrobiales bacterium genome contains the following:
- a CDS encoding copper oxidase — translation MSIKNETSRITRRNFVGLVSAAGIGAASAAVFGAAANPDREVIHGIPVVASSAPGGATNPGHDDHMASGAATPVADGSTVDDMDAMHEAGIKSFPAPTEGLGGQPLEHEMDGDVKVFRLTCDPVKWEYAPGQYADGYAYNGVIPGPEIRVTEEDKVRVHVTNNLPESTAVHWHGLIIPNNMDGVPFITQPPIKPGAEFVYEFQLRAGNTGSNMYHSHHNAAEQVTKGLLGAFIIEPKDPKKYGEFDREYTIILNDGPIGGFTLNGKSFPATQPVTAKKGEKVFIRYMNEGLMIHPMHLHGMPQLVVAQDGWVLPQPYYCDTLNIAPGQRFDVIVDATEVGAWAFHCHILSHAESAHGMFGMVTVFIVEE, via the coding sequence ATGTCGATCAAGAACGAGACAAGCCGGATTACGCGGCGCAACTTCGTTGGGCTCGTCAGCGCGGCCGGAATCGGCGCGGCGTCAGCCGCTGTCTTCGGCGCCGCTGCCAATCCCGACCGCGAAGTTATCCACGGTATCCCGGTCGTCGCCTCGTCCGCGCCGGGCGGCGCCACCAATCCTGGCCACGACGATCATATGGCCAGCGGCGCAGCGACGCCTGTCGCCGACGGCTCGACCGTCGACGACATGGATGCGATGCACGAGGCCGGGATCAAGTCGTTTCCGGCCCCGACCGAGGGACTCGGCGGCCAGCCACTCGAGCATGAGATGGACGGGGATGTCAAGGTCTTCCGTCTGACTTGCGACCCGGTCAAATGGGAATACGCGCCCGGGCAGTACGCCGATGGCTACGCCTACAACGGCGTCATCCCTGGCCCGGAGATCCGCGTCACCGAGGAAGACAAGGTCCGCGTCCATGTGACCAATAACCTACCAGAGAGCACGGCGGTCCACTGGCACGGGCTGATAATCCCGAACAACATGGACGGCGTGCCATTCATTACGCAGCCGCCGATCAAGCCGGGCGCCGAGTTCGTCTACGAGTTCCAGCTCCGCGCGGGCAACACCGGCTCGAACATGTACCACTCGCACCACAACGCGGCCGAGCAGGTGACCAAGGGCCTCCTGGGCGCATTCATCATCGAGCCGAAGGACCCCAAGAAGTACGGCGAGTTCGACCGCGAATACACGATCATCCTCAACGACGGCCCGATCGGCGGGTTCACGCTGAATGGCAAGAGCTTCCCGGCGACCCAGCCGGTCACCGCGAAGAAGGGTGAGAAGGTCTTCATCCGCTATATGAACGAAGGCCTGATGATTCACCCGATGCACCTGCACGGCATGCCACAGCTCGTCGTGGCCCAGGATGGCTGGGTTCTGCCGCAGCCCTACTACTGCGACACGCTCAACATCGCCCCCGGGCAGCGCTTCGACGTCATCGTCGACGCCACCGAGGTCGGCGCCTGGGCGTTCCACTGCCATATCCTCTCGCACGCCGAGTCGGCACACGGGATGTTCGGGATGGTAACGGTCTTCATCGTCGAGGAGTAA
- a CDS encoding response regulator transcription factor yields MRVLIADDHALFRDGLRSLLEARGIDVVAEAKNGREAVELARSEQPEIVLMDLAMPDAGGLAATRIISADLPDVRVVVLTASEDDADLFEAIKSGAQGFLPKDIEAQRLFELLDGVIRGEPALTPGLARKLLDEFAQPDTPRPERPSTQLTDRERDVLKLLVQGITSNRELAERLVISENTVKYHLRNILAKLHLENRAQVVAYALRHQLVSPPDLDSN; encoded by the coding sequence ATGAGAGTTCTGATTGCCGACGATCATGCGCTGTTTCGGGATGGGCTGCGCAGCCTGCTGGAGGCGCGCGGTATCGATGTTGTCGCCGAGGCGAAGAACGGCCGCGAGGCAGTCGAACTAGCGCGGAGCGAGCAGCCCGAAATCGTTCTGATGGACCTCGCCATGCCGGACGCCGGCGGGCTAGCAGCGACGCGGATCATCAGCGCCGATCTGCCGGACGTTCGCGTCGTCGTCCTGACGGCGTCCGAAGACGATGCGGACCTGTTCGAAGCGATCAAGTCCGGCGCACAGGGGTTCCTGCCGAAGGACATCGAGGCGCAGCGACTCTTTGAGCTGCTCGACGGCGTCATCCGCGGCGAGCCGGCCCTCACCCCTGGCCTCGCTCGTAAGCTACTCGACGAGTTCGCCCAGCCAGACACTCCGCGCCCGGAACGCCCATCGACCCAACTGACCGATCGTGAGCGCGACGTGCTGAAGCTGCTCGTGCAGGGGATCACGTCGAATCGCGAGCTGGCGGAGCGACTGGTCATCAGCGAGAACACGGTGAAATACCACCTGCGCAATATTCTGGCGAAGCTCCACCTGGAGAATCGCGCACAGGTCGTTGCTTATGCCCTGCGTCATCAACTCGTCTCCCCGCCTGATCTCGATAGCAACTGA
- a CDS encoding GAF domain-containing sensor histidine kinase yields the protein MTLQRLKWVSIVAPILFIVAIELARRVIFRDLLSGWPGYLLLAGVILIGVLFFSETIFNVIDRTQERLEQTNRELLALHEAGLDITGDLRLDRVLQGVVDEARGLVGARYGALSYLDEQGVIEQFLTSGTEPEQHSTLGPPAGSVLGNLAAHAATTDNPDGQPAAQSRLAVPIAAHGVVLGNLYLTEKVGTFEFNQTDGETLARFATQAALAIENARLHHQVRELAVAEERERIAREIHDSVAQVLGYVNTKAQAAGALLDAGEIERATVQVGQLGQAARDAYADVREHILGLRATGDADRPFVETLRLYLETWQQQSGIRVALVIDPSDRFEASLPETGELQLLRIIQEALANVRKHAGATHATVALGLGTGWVEARITDDGQGFDPVASARGATPRFGLTTMRERAEAVGGLLTIETNAGEGTTVEVKLPMGARRGETVRRGEH from the coding sequence ATGACTCTCCAGCGCCTCAAATGGGTGTCGATCGTTGCACCGATCCTGTTCATCGTTGCGATCGAGCTGGCCCGCCGGGTGATCTTCCGCGACCTGCTCTCCGGCTGGCCGGGCTACCTGCTACTGGCCGGTGTCATCCTGATCGGCGTCCTCTTCTTTTCGGAGACGATCTTCAACGTCATCGACCGCACGCAGGAGCGGCTGGAGCAGACCAACCGCGAATTACTCGCGCTCCACGAAGCCGGGCTCGATATCACTGGCGACCTGCGGCTCGATCGCGTCCTCCAGGGCGTGGTGGATGAGGCGCGGGGGCTCGTTGGCGCGCGCTATGGCGCGCTCTCGTACCTCGACGAACAGGGGGTGATCGAGCAGTTCCTGACCTCGGGAACGGAGCCGGAGCAGCACTCGACGCTCGGGCCGCCGGCCGGCAGCGTTCTGGGCAACCTGGCTGCCCATGCTGCCACGACGGATAACCCGGACGGCCAACCTGCGGCTCAGAGCCGGTTGGCTGTGCCGATCGCTGCTCATGGTGTTGTTCTCGGCAACCTCTATCTGACTGAAAAGGTGGGGACGTTCGAGTTCAACCAGACCGATGGGGAGACACTGGCTCGCTTCGCCACCCAGGCGGCATTGGCGATCGAAAACGCCCGGCTGCACCATCAGGTCCGCGAGCTGGCTGTCGCCGAAGAGCGGGAGCGGATCGCCCGCGAGATTCACGACAGCGTCGCTCAGGTGCTTGGTTATGTGAACACGAAGGCACAGGCTGCCGGGGCCTTACTCGACGCGGGCGAGATCGAGCGCGCCACCGTCCAGGTTGGCCAACTCGGGCAGGCCGCCCGCGACGCCTACGCCGACGTCCGCGAACACATCCTTGGCCTGCGAGCAACGGGCGACGCCGATCGACCGTTCGTCGAGACGCTCCGGCTCTACCTGGAGACATGGCAGCAGCAGAGTGGCATCCGGGTCGCACTCGTCATCGACCCCAGCGACCGATTCGAGGCGTCGCTGCCCGAGACCGGCGAGCTGCAGCTCCTGCGGATCATTCAGGAGGCGCTGGCCAACGTCCGTAAGCACGCCGGGGCGACTCATGCGACGGTTGCGCTCGGCCTTGGCACAGGCTGGGTGGAGGCGCGCATCACCGACGATGGCCAGGGATTCGACCCGGTGGCAAGCGCCCGCGGCGCAACCCCCCGCTTCGGCCTCACCACCATGCGCGAACGCGCCGAAGCCGTCGGCGGCCTTCTCACGATCGAGACGAACGCCGGCGAGGGGACGACGGTCGAGGTGAAGCTGCCGATGGGGGCGAGACGGGGTGAGACGGTTCGGCGCGGCGAGCACTAA
- a CDS encoding DMT family transporter gives MSGSFAPTLRRHPALVHLSLLVVALFWGVTFVAVKYLVERIGPIHVLLLRVGFSSACFVVLLALTRSSVPSFPASIWRRMALIAFAGVVINNLAITYGQSYISAALASLIVTSNPIFTTVISRLLLGEALTRRKLAGIGLAATGFLIVLLFGGSGAKFSVDNMIGVLILVCAPFGWAFYTVLAKPLLETYEPHVIAGLTTILGALMLSPLLVFNLDIAGDIASFGRTEWLAALTMSVLAIFVAYILWYRGLRGLQPTQVAVYIYLVPFFGVLSAWLLLGESITPWLLLGGGTILAGVIVTNSRRRVRSTSFGEFPGETAAAASDGLAEYDARR, from the coding sequence ATGTCCGGCAGTTTCGCGCCGACGCTGCGAAGGCACCCGGCGCTGGTTCATCTATCGCTACTGGTGGTCGCGCTCTTCTGGGGCGTCACCTTCGTCGCCGTGAAGTACCTCGTCGAGCGTATCGGCCCGATCCACGTCCTGCTGCTGCGGGTCGGGTTCTCGTCAGCCTGTTTCGTCGTGCTGCTCGCGTTGACGCGATCGTCGGTGCCGTCGTTCCCGGCCAGCATCTGGCGACGGATGGCGCTGATCGCGTTCGCCGGAGTAGTCATCAATAATCTGGCGATCACCTATGGCCAGAGCTACATCTCGGCGGCGCTGGCCAGCCTGATCGTCACCAGCAACCCGATCTTCACGACGGTGATCAGCAGACTGCTGCTCGGCGAGGCGCTGACGCGGCGCAAGCTGGCCGGCATCGGGCTGGCGGCGACCGGCTTCCTCATCGTGCTGCTCTTCGGCGGGAGCGGGGCGAAGTTCTCGGTCGACAACATGATCGGCGTGCTGATCCTCGTCTGCGCGCCGTTCGGCTGGGCCTTCTACACGGTGCTCGCCAAGCCGCTGCTCGAGACGTATGAGCCACACGTGATTGCCGGCCTGACGACGATACTCGGCGCGTTGATGCTCTCGCCGCTCCTCGTGTTCAACCTCGACATCGCCGGCGACATCGCCTCCTTCGGCAGGACCGAATGGTTGGCCGCGCTCACGATGAGCGTGCTGGCGATCTTCGTCGCCTACATCCTCTGGTACCGCGGTCTTCGTGGGCTGCAGCCGACCCAGGTGGCGGTCTATATCTACCTGGTGCCCTTCTTCGGTGTCCTGTCCGCGTGGCTGTTGCTGGGTGAATCGATCACCCCCTGGCTGTTGCTGGGTGGCGGGACGATTCTTGCCGGGGTGATCGTCACCAATTCGCGTCGCCGGGTCCGATCGACATCGTTCGGTGAGTTTCCCGGCGAGACAGCCGCCGCCGCAAGCGATGGGCTTGCGGAGTATGATGCGCGGCGATAG
- a CDS encoding dipeptidase yields MAERPAWEGYLSEHHDEHLAQLFELLRIPSVSALPQHAGDVRAAAEWVAEALREVGVPKVEIMPSNGNPVVYGEWVVDASKPTALIYGHYDVQPPDPLDLWESPPFEPTVRNGFVYARGASDDKGNLFLPIKALEALVQTQGGQPPINLKFTIEGEEEIGSPNLPAFIRDHADLLACDVVLCADGGQWGPDTPSIATASKGISACQVNIRTANTDMHSGGFGATVANAVQVAAQIAASMHTPEGKVAVPGFYDDVRDLTEQEKREFAEVPFDEEKYKADLDIDALWGEPGYTPIERNWGRPTLDLNGFWGGFQGEGIKTVTPCEAHFKITCRLVANQEPQKILAAIQQHVQNVCPPGAKAEVVPFPGSARPFMIRRDHPALVAAEEVLGDLYDRDPYVVRVGGTLPVAEVYQTALGADMVFYSFGMPGSRVHAPNESFGIQESFVQGRRAYCALLNRLAEG; encoded by the coding sequence ATGGCCGAACGTCCTGCCTGGGAGGGCTATCTCTCGGAGCATCATGACGAGCATCTGGCGCAACTGTTCGAGCTGTTGCGCATCCCCAGCGTCAGCGCGCTACCGCAGCACGCGGGGGATGTTCGCGCTGCCGCCGAATGGGTGGCCGAAGCGCTCCGCGAGGTCGGAGTGCCAAAGGTCGAGATCATGCCGTCGAACGGCAATCCTGTCGTCTACGGTGAGTGGGTCGTCGATGCCAGCAAGCCGACTGCCCTGATCTACGGGCATTACGATGTCCAGCCTCCGGATCCGCTGGACTTGTGGGAGTCGCCGCCATTCGAGCCGACCGTGCGGAACGGCTTCGTCTACGCCCGTGGCGCGAGCGACGACAAGGGCAACCTGTTCCTGCCGATCAAGGCGCTGGAGGCGCTGGTCCAGACGCAGGGTGGGCAGCCGCCGATCAACCTGAAGTTCACGATCGAAGGTGAGGAGGAGATCGGCTCGCCGAACCTGCCGGCCTTCATTCGAGATCACGCCGATCTGCTGGCGTGCGATGTCGTCCTCTGCGCCGATGGCGGCCAGTGGGGACCGGACACGCCGTCGATCGCGACCGCTTCGAAGGGCATTTCAGCCTGCCAGGTGAATATCCGAACGGCCAACACCGATATGCACTCTGGCGGGTTCGGCGCGACGGTCGCGAACGCGGTCCAGGTCGCCGCCCAGATCGCCGCGTCGATGCATACGCCCGAGGGCAAGGTGGCGGTGCCGGGGTTCTACGACGACGTTCGGGATCTGACCGAACAGGAGAAGCGTGAGTTCGCAGAAGTGCCGTTCGACGAGGAGAAGTACAAGGCGGACCTCGATATCGACGCGCTCTGGGGCGAGCCCGGCTATACGCCGATCGAGCGCAACTGGGGCCGGCCGACGCTCGATCTGAACGGGTTCTGGGGCGGCTTCCAGGGTGAGGGGATCAAGACCGTCACCCCATGCGAAGCGCACTTCAAGATTACTTGCCGGCTGGTGGCGAACCAGGAGCCACAGAAGATCCTCGCCGCGATCCAGCAGCACGTCCAGAACGTCTGCCCGCCGGGCGCAAAGGCGGAGGTCGTCCCATTTCCCGGCTCGGCCCGCCCGTTCATGATCCGTCGCGATCACCCGGCGCTGGTAGCGGCCGAAGAAGTGCTCGGCGACCTCTACGATCGCGACCCATATGTCGTCCGCGTCGGCGGAACGCTGCCGGTCGCCGAGGTCTATCAGACCGCGCTGGGCGCCGACATGGTCTTCTATTCATTCGGCATGCCGGGCAGCCGCGTCCACGCGCCGAACGAGAGCTTCGGCATCCAGGAGTCGTTTGTCCAGGGCCGGCGCGCCTACTGCGCCTTGCTGAATCGGTTGGCGGAGGGATGA
- a CDS encoding class I SAM-dependent methyltransferase yields the protein MTDIVVPVEETREIWDAKADYWDTQMGEGNLFHRELVGPAVERLLDIRPGELVLDIACGNGQLARRLATLGARVVATDFSARFLALARQRIETLPEIAGQIELREVDATDPGQLAALGDGRYDAITCLMGLMDMPDIDPLLAAVPRLMRPGGRFVLAVQHPCFNSNDVRMVVEEDANGRRTSSLKISRYLTLPPGRGVGMPGEPAPHWYFHRPLSELLGVAFRHGLVMDGVEEPSFTTPPNPERPLSWLSYPDIPPVFVARLRVMG from the coding sequence ATGACCGATATCGTCGTCCCGGTCGAGGAGACCCGCGAGATCTGGGATGCCAAGGCGGATTACTGGGACACGCAGATGGGCGAGGGCAACCTGTTCCACCGCGAGCTCGTCGGTCCGGCGGTCGAGCGGTTGCTGGATATCCGGCCGGGCGAGCTGGTTCTCGATATCGCCTGCGGCAACGGGCAGCTTGCCCGCCGATTGGCGACACTCGGCGCGCGGGTCGTAGCGACCGACTTCAGCGCGCGTTTCCTCGCGCTCGCCCGCCAGCGTATCGAGACGTTGCCGGAGATCGCAGGCCAGATCGAGCTTCGTGAGGTTGACGCGACAGACCCCGGCCAACTTGCCGCGCTCGGCGATGGACGCTACGACGCCATCACCTGCCTGATGGGGTTGATGGACATGCCGGACATCGACCCGCTACTCGCCGCTGTGCCGCGGCTGATGCGGCCGGGCGGACGCTTCGTCCTCGCCGTCCAGCACCCGTGCTTCAACTCGAATGACGTGCGAATGGTCGTCGAGGAGGACGCAAACGGACGCCGAACCAGCTCGCTGAAGATCTCGCGCTACCTGACGCTGCCACCAGGGCGCGGGGTCGGGATGCCTGGGGAACCGGCCCCGCACTGGTATTTCCATCGCCCACTCAGCGAGCTGCTCGGCGTGGCGTTTCGCCACGGGCTGGTCATGGACGGAGTCGAGGAGCCGAGCTTCACCACCCCGCCCAACCCCGAACGCCCGCTCTCCTGGCTCAGCTACCCCGATATCCCGCCTGTCTTCGTCGCGCGTCTGCGGGTGATGGGGTGA
- a CDS encoding peptide ABC transporter substrate-binding protein: MTDLREDLVSLQHDVLAGRMDRRQILKRGAALGLSAPVIAGLLAACGSDDKATSVPATKESGTTGGTSATATTAESAGTPAGTESTPEGSTSGGGETAGHGRGAGDRLRLLVWQAPTILNNHFSQGDKDGLASRLILEPLINLDMEGKPQACLAAEVPTLENGGIAADGKSVTYKLKQGVTWSDGEPFTAEDVKFTWQFATNADVASTTFATYSLISDVEIVDDHTVTLKFAEPNPGWFTPFAAAYYGAVLPQHLLKDVLGAAARNAPFNLNPVGTGPYKVKEFRPGDTVLYEVNENYREADKPFFSTVELKGGGDAVAAARAVLQTGETDYSWNLQVEKSVLDQMKTAATTGRVQVNPGLSVEQLLVNFADPNTEVDGARSEPSTKHPFFSDDKVRDALRMATDQDTIAGQLYGDGGSPTANTLVAPAPFNSPNTSTEYDLTKAAALLDEAGAKLDGKTRKMNGKELSLTFITTTSPIRQKTQEIIKQSWEQIGVAVELKAIDAGVYFSSDAGNPDTVAHFYADISMFTNGPTSPFPLDYMSAFKSNEPATDLAQKSNNWSGNNYNRWVNEDFNKLYAEAATELDSDKQAKLFIAMNDLVINEVVRIGLVHRAGLSGFSNRIKGHTPSSWEMAVYDLANWYAEK, encoded by the coding sequence ATGACGGATCTTCGAGAGGATCTCGTGTCACTACAGCACGACGTCCTCGCCGGCCGTATGGACCGCCGGCAAATCCTCAAGCGTGGCGCGGCGCTCGGGCTGAGCGCCCCGGTGATTGCCGGCCTGCTGGCCGCCTGCGGAAGCGACGATAAGGCGACCTCGGTTCCCGCAACGAAGGAATCTGGCACGACCGGTGGGACGTCCGCAACCGCGACGACCGCCGAGTCGGCGGGCACCCCGGCCGGGACAGAGTCGACCCCCGAGGGCTCGACCTCCGGTGGTGGCGAGACGGCCGGCCACGGGCGTGGCGCTGGCGATCGGCTGCGATTGCTCGTCTGGCAGGCGCCGACAATCCTCAACAACCATTTCTCGCAGGGTGACAAGGACGGCCTCGCCTCCCGCCTCATCCTCGAGCCGCTGATCAACCTCGACATGGAGGGCAAGCCGCAGGCATGCCTGGCTGCCGAGGTTCCGACGCTCGAGAACGGCGGCATCGCGGCCGACGGCAAGAGCGTCACGTATAAGCTGAAGCAGGGCGTCACCTGGTCAGACGGCGAGCCGTTCACTGCCGAGGACGTCAAGTTCACCTGGCAGTTCGCGACGAACGCGGATGTCGCATCGACGACGTTCGCGACCTACAGCCTGATCTCCGACGTCGAGATTGTCGACGACCACACGGTGACGCTGAAGTTCGCAGAGCCGAATCCCGGGTGGTTCACGCCGTTCGCCGCCGCCTACTACGGCGCGGTCCTGCCGCAGCACCTGCTGAAGGATGTCCTCGGCGCGGCGGCGCGCAACGCTCCGTTCAACCTCAACCCGGTCGGCACTGGCCCCTACAAGGTCAAGGAGTTCCGACCCGGCGACACGGTCCTCTATGAGGTCAACGAGAATTACCGCGAGGCGGACAAGCCGTTCTTCAGCACCGTCGAGCTCAAGGGTGGTGGCGATGCCGTCGCCGCGGCTCGCGCGGTCCTCCAGACCGGCGAGACCGACTACTCGTGGAACCTGCAAGTCGAGAAGTCGGTCCTGGATCAGATGAAGACCGCGGCGACGACCGGCAGGGTGCAGGTGAACCCTGGCCTGAGCGTCGAACAGCTGCTGGTGAACTTCGCCGACCCGAACACCGAGGTCGACGGCGCTCGCTCGGAGCCGAGCACGAAGCACCCGTTCTTCTCTGACGATAAGGTCCGCGACGCGCTGCGGATGGCGACCGACCAGGACACGATCGCCGGCCAGCTCTACGGTGACGGCGGCTCGCCGACGGCGAACACACTCGTCGCACCGGCCCCGTTCAACTCGCCGAACACGTCGACCGAGTACGATCTGACCAAGGCCGCCGCCCTTCTCGACGAGGCCGGCGCCAAGCTGGATGGCAAGACGCGCAAGATGAACGGCAAGGAGCTGTCGCTCACCTTCATCACGACCACCAGCCCGATCCGCCAGAAGACCCAGGAGATCATCAAGCAGTCGTGGGAGCAGATCGGCGTCGCAGTCGAGCTGAAGGCGATCGACGCGGGCGTCTACTTCTCGTCCGACGCCGGCAACCCGGACACCGTTGCTCACTTCTACGCCGACATCTCGATGTTTACCAACGGCCCGACCAGCCCGTTCCCGCTGGACTACATGTCCGCGTTCAAGTCGAACGAGCCGGCGACCGACCTCGCCCAGAAGTCCAACAACTGGTCCGGCAACAACTACAATCGCTGGGTCAACGAGGACTTCAACAAGCTGTACGCCGAGGCGGCCACGGAGCTGGATTCGGATAAGCAGGCCAAGCTGTTCATCGCGATGAACGACCTGGTCATCAACGAGGTTGTCCGAATCGGCCTGGTCCACCGCGCCGGCCTGTCCGGCTTCTCGAACCGCATCAAGGGCCACACTCCCTCGTCGTGGGAGATGGCGGTCTACGACCTCGCCAACTGGTACGCAGAGAAGTAG
- a CDS encoding DsbA family protein: protein MSTATTIEMYADLYCPYAYLAAYRLRKLREEYAGRVEVAHRSLALEYVNRETTPKRVLDMELPILMLEEPDIPWQPWAAPDSAWPVTMWPAFEAVKCAERQSLALADELDWRIRVAFFGESRCVSMRHVLIELAGEAGLDVERFTVDFDSGVAKQQVVAEARAGWETVKVDGSPTFVLPDGTQISNPGLPEVDLDEEHGFRPRAIRPAPCAGDACLDVYRRMLDQSIASAGRATH from the coding sequence ATGTCTACCGCCACGACGATCGAGATGTACGCCGATCTGTACTGCCCCTATGCCTACCTCGCGGCGTACCGGCTGAGGAAGCTGCGCGAGGAGTACGCCGGGCGGGTCGAGGTCGCGCATCGCTCGCTGGCGCTGGAGTACGTCAACCGCGAGACGACGCCGAAGCGGGTGCTCGACATGGAGCTGCCGATCCTGATGCTCGAGGAGCCGGACATCCCCTGGCAGCCGTGGGCCGCGCCGGACAGCGCCTGGCCGGTGACGATGTGGCCGGCCTTCGAGGCGGTGAAGTGCGCGGAGCGGCAGAGCCTGGCGCTGGCCGACGAGCTCGACTGGCGCATCCGCGTCGCCTTCTTCGGCGAGAGCCGCTGCGTCTCGATGCGCCACGTGCTGATCGAGCTGGCCGGCGAGGCGGGGCTGGACGTCGAGCGCTTCACCGTCGATTTCGACTCCGGCGTGGCGAAGCAGCAGGTCGTCGCCGAGGCCCGCGCCGGGTGGGAAACGGTGAAGGTCGATGGCAGCCCGACCTTCGTGCTGCCCGACGGCACGCAGATCAGCAACCCCGGCCTGCCGGAGGTCGATCTCGACGAGGAGCACGGGTTCCGCCCGCGCGCGATCCGGCCGGCCCCCTGCGCCGGAGACGCCTGCCTGGACGTCTACCGGAGGATGCTGGACCAGTCGATCGCCAGCGCCGGTCGGGCTACGCACTGA
- a CDS encoding type II toxin-antitoxin system HicB family antitoxin, producing the protein MNTSTRLTLDEYLHLEYPFNVLADPDGGYVIEFPDLKGCLTQADSLDDVAPMAEGARSLWIEAAYEHGIDIPLPSYPEEYSGKFVVRLPRSLHRRLAESAGREGVSLNQYVVMLLSGGDTEQRMTKRLAQAEAVVLSTTS; encoded by the coding sequence ATGAACACCTCAACACGCTTGACGCTCGATGAGTATCTCCACTTGGAGTATCCGTTCAACGTTCTTGCCGACCCCGATGGCGGGTACGTCATTGAGTTCCCAGACCTCAAGGGCTGCCTGACGCAAGCGGATTCGCTCGATGATGTTGCGCCGATGGCCGAAGGGGCGCGGTCGCTCTGGATCGAAGCGGCCTACGAGCACGGTATCGATATCCCCCTGCCCTCCTACCCCGAGGAGTACAGCGGCAAGTTCGTCGTGCGCCTGCCGCGCTCGCTGCACCGGCGGCTGGCCGAGTCGGCTGGGCGCGAGGGGGTGAGCCTGAACCAGTACGTCGTGATGCTGCTGTCGGGGGGCGACACCGAGCAGCGGATGACGAAGCGACTCGCGCAGGCGGAAGCGGTGGTACTCTCAACCACGAGTTGA
- a CDS encoding Uma2 family endonuclease — translation MTVSEIDLLLQSRDASWCYERWERLPDDGNRYEVIDGVLYMSTAPSYWHQRTVGRLHQHVALPLETRGIADGVMAPVGVIMPGADPVQPDFLLIRRERASIIAGDGRIRGVPDLIAEVLSPSNPEMDTVVKRAAYARAGVPEYWIVRPSQRDVLVCSHPDASLSDYTEVRQFTADVELVSPTLPIRVPVAALFEGSGGAVS, via the coding sequence ATGACCGTCAGTGAGATCGACCTGTTGCTCCAATCCCGCGACGCTTCGTGGTGCTACGAGCGGTGGGAGCGACTGCCGGACGACGGCAATCGCTACGAAGTTATTGACGGGGTGCTGTACATGTCCACTGCGCCGAGCTACTGGCATCAACGCACCGTTGGTCGGTTGCACCAGCACGTCGCACTACCGCTGGAAACACGTGGTATTGCTGACGGTGTCATGGCGCCGGTCGGCGTCATCATGCCGGGCGCCGATCCTGTTCAGCCCGACTTCCTGCTGATTCGCCGAGAACGCGCGTCGATCATCGCCGGGGACGGCCGTATCCGTGGTGTGCCCGACCTGATCGCCGAGGTGCTATCGCCCAGCAACCCGGAGATGGACACCGTTGTCAAGCGCGCCGCCTACGCCCGGGCCGGCGTCCCCGAATACTGGATTGTCCGCCCAAGCCAGCGCGATGTCCTCGTCTGCTCTCACCCGGACGCCAGCCTGTCCGACTACACCGAGGTGCGCCAGTTCACGGCTGACGTCGAGCTGGTGTCGCCCACGCTGCCAATCCGCGTCCCGGTCGCGGCGTTGTTCGAGGGGTCGGGCGGGGCTGTCAGCTGA